One window from the genome of Candidatus Binataceae bacterium encodes:
- a CDS encoding ABC transporter ATP-binding protein: protein MALLELRQVSKSYPHAKGNLRVLNEISFSVERGEFVAIVGPSGCGKSTLLRIINGIIAPTAGQVLYNGQQVDGINPECAMVFQSFALLPWLSVKANVELGLEARGVPPAERERLATLYIDKVGLDGFEEAYPRELSGGMKQRVGLARALAVEPAVLLMDEPFSALDALTAIGLREELLDIWQAPDSPVETIIMVTHIIEEAVELADRILVLSAGPGRLAGDLRVDLARPRDRRSEPFNSLTDKVFSLIEERA, encoded by the coding sequence ATGGCCCTGCTCGAGCTCAGACAGGTTTCCAAGAGCTACCCCCACGCCAAGGGCAACCTGCGCGTGCTCAACGAGATTTCCTTCAGCGTCGAGCGTGGCGAATTCGTCGCGATCGTGGGGCCGTCGGGGTGCGGCAAATCAACTCTGCTCAGGATCATCAACGGGATCATTGCGCCGACCGCGGGCCAGGTGCTGTACAACGGCCAGCAGGTGGACGGCATCAACCCCGAATGCGCGATGGTTTTTCAGTCCTTTGCGCTGCTGCCGTGGCTGAGCGTGAAGGCCAACGTCGAACTCGGGCTGGAGGCGCGTGGCGTGCCGCCCGCCGAGCGCGAACGGTTGGCGACCCTGTATATCGATAAGGTGGGACTCGATGGTTTCGAGGAAGCCTACCCGCGCGAGCTTTCGGGCGGGATGAAGCAGCGGGTTGGGCTGGCGCGCGCGCTGGCGGTTGAGCCCGCGGTCTTGCTGATGGACGAGCCGTTCTCGGCACTCGACGCGCTGACCGCGATCGGCCTGCGCGAGGAACTGCTCGACATCTGGCAGGCGCCCGACAGCCCGGTCGAAACCATCATCATGGTCACCCACATCATCGAGGAGGCGGTCGAACTGGCGGATCGCATCCTTGTGCTCTCGGCCGGGCCCGGACGGCTGGCGGGCGACCTGAGGGTCGATTTGGCGCGCCCGCGCGACCGGCGCAGCGAACCTTTCAACAGCCTCACCGACAAGGTCTTCTCGCTTATCGAGGAGCGCGCTTGA
- a CDS encoding AAA-associated domain-containing protein, with amino-acid sequence MAPPAIHPIPDSQLPWVFGLLEMLEDRGGREDGYKIARDLNFKFADLLKVMKAAEILGLVSTPAGDVVLEPLGREFLAADVNQRKRIIREQLRKHTLFGYLVRLLRAQEDHSLNKEVVLEHLAMLLPDESPERMFATVVNWGRFAELFGYNKDDDRFYLDEEGEKA; translated from the coding sequence ATGGCTCCGCCGGCGATCCATCCGATTCCTGACAGCCAGTTGCCATGGGTCTTCGGCTTGCTCGAGATGCTCGAGGACCGCGGCGGGCGCGAGGACGGCTACAAGATCGCACGCGACCTCAACTTCAAGTTTGCCGACCTGCTCAAGGTGATGAAGGCGGCCGAGATCCTCGGCCTGGTTTCGACCCCGGCGGGCGACGTGGTGCTCGAACCGCTGGGGCGCGAGTTCCTCGCCGCCGACGTCAACCAGCGCAAACGGATCATCCGCGAGCAGCTGCGCAAGCACACCCTGTTCGGATACCTGGTGCGCCTGTTGCGCGCGCAGGAGGATCACTCGCTCAACAAGGAGGTCGTGCTCGAACACCTGGCGATGCTGCTGCCGGACGAATCGCCTGAGCGGATGTTCGCGACCGTCGTCAACTGGGGCCGCTTCGCCGAACTCTTCGGCTACAACAAGGACGACGATCGCTTTTATCTCGACGAGGAAGGTGAGAAGGCGTAA
- a CDS encoding limonene-1,2-epoxide hydrolase family protein: MSTENERIVNEFCKTWSTLNIDKVMEFFADDAVYHNIPLKPAHGKAEIRKVIDGFMPGTTALEFKILNTASAGSVVFNERVDSFTVNGKHIALPVAGVFELSGGKIRAWRDYFDLPTYVNQIKGK, encoded by the coding sequence ATGAGCACCGAGAACGAAAGAATAGTCAATGAGTTCTGCAAGACCTGGTCGACACTCAATATCGACAAGGTAATGGAGTTCTTCGCTGACGACGCCGTTTACCATAATATCCCGCTCAAGCCCGCGCATGGCAAGGCCGAGATCCGCAAGGTCATCGACGGCTTCATGCCCGGAACCACGGCGCTGGAATTCAAGATCCTCAATACGGCAAGCGCCGGATCGGTTGTGTTCAACGAGCGCGTGGACTCCTTCACGGTCAACGGCAAGCATATCGCGTTGCCGGTCGCCGGAGTTTTCGAGCTGAGCGGGGGCAAGATCAGGGCCTGGCGCGACTACTTCGATCTGCCGACCTACGTCAACCAGATTAAGGGCAAATGA
- a CDS encoding nuclear transport factor 2 family protein → MINPAKVAGLMALTAVAVVVSGALVRADERAVREAPTILAQNGEANGNAAATSAASATGACAAPHQYVDLINAGQYDEIGGLFAEDAVYMGPDGKTRYGAKAIGEFYIHFLGALKPRVKPASFIQDGHDCVMELTNQNKLTGKYSLVAIDHFTVNGQGKISRFIVYLRPGDRFTQTINAALAKVH, encoded by the coding sequence GTGATCAATCCAGCGAAAGTGGCAGGTCTTATGGCGTTGACCGCGGTTGCCGTTGTCGTCAGCGGTGCGTTGGTGCGTGCCGACGAGCGGGCCGTGCGCGAGGCGCCAACCATTCTTGCCCAGAACGGAGAGGCTAACGGAAACGCCGCCGCGACCAGCGCAGCGTCCGCCACGGGGGCATGCGCCGCGCCCCATCAGTACGTCGATCTCATCAACGCGGGCCAGTACGACGAGATAGGCGGCTTGTTCGCGGAGGACGCCGTCTATATGGGACCGGACGGCAAAACCCGCTACGGCGCCAAGGCAATCGGCGAGTTCTACATTCACTTTCTCGGCGCGCTGAAGCCTCGGGTCAAGCCTGCCAGCTTCATCCAGGACGGCCACGACTGCGTGATGGAACTGACGAACCAGAACAAACTGACCGGCAAGTACTCGTTGGTAGCGATCGACCACTTCACGGTGAACGGGCAGGGCAAGATTTCGCGCTTCATCGTCTATCTGCGGCCGGGCGACCGCTTCACACAGACTATCAACGCCGCCCTCGCCAAGGTCCACTGA